From the genome of Bordetella sp. H567, one region includes:
- a CDS encoding NAD-dependent epimerase/dehydratase family protein — protein MKIFIAGATGVIGLPLVRSLVTLGHEVVGMTRGGHGLSALKEVGASATAVDALDAAAVREAVGHARPDVVIDQLTWLPRTPAEVFASLPQDTRLHEVGGANLLAAAQAAGAKRYIMQSRGFFLEGAGGQLADESARMRSDAPGVVGDSTRVFDAYEANVLDAALEGVVLRYGFFYGPGTWYRPDGAVADQLRAGTAGILGEGNAPWSFVHIDDAVAATVAALDGPAGVYNIVDDSPLPAGEHLRALARWVGADEPKQILDPAELQAIGPEALYYHTRLSGASNLRAKSLLGFRPRRLLWLQPGT, from the coding sequence ATGAAAATCTTTATCGCAGGCGCCACTGGCGTCATCGGTCTTCCCCTGGTGCGTTCCCTGGTGACGCTCGGGCACGAGGTCGTGGGCATGACCCGCGGGGGCCATGGCCTGTCGGCGCTCAAGGAAGTGGGCGCGTCGGCAACGGCCGTCGATGCGCTCGACGCGGCAGCGGTTCGCGAAGCCGTGGGCCATGCCCGGCCGGACGTTGTGATCGACCAGTTGACCTGGTTGCCACGCACACCCGCCGAGGTCTTCGCGTCCTTGCCCCAGGACACCCGTCTGCACGAGGTGGGCGGCGCCAATCTGCTCGCGGCGGCACAGGCGGCCGGGGCCAAACGGTACATCATGCAGTCCCGTGGCTTTTTCCTGGAGGGTGCGGGCGGCCAATTGGCGGACGAGTCGGCAAGGATGCGGAGCGACGCGCCCGGCGTGGTGGGCGATTCCACGCGTGTGTTCGACGCCTATGAGGCCAATGTCCTGGACGCCGCGCTGGAGGGCGTCGTGCTGCGCTACGGCTTTTTCTATGGGCCCGGCACCTGGTACCGCCCCGACGGTGCGGTCGCGGACCAGCTGCGTGCCGGTACGGCAGGCATACTGGGCGAGGGCAACGCGCCCTGGTCTTTCGTCCATATCGACGATGCGGTGGCGGCCACGGTCGCCGCGCTGGATGGACCGGCCGGCGTCTACAACATCGTCGACGATAGCCCGCTGCCGGCGGGCGAGCACCTTCGTGCGCTGGCGCGCTGGGTTGGCGCGGACGAACCGAAACAGATCCTCGATCCCGCGGAGCTTCAGGCGATCGGGCCGGAAGCCCTGTATTACCACACGCGGCTTTCCGGCGCGTCCAATCTTCGCGCGAAGTCGCTGCTTGGATTCAGGCCCCGCCGCCTCTTGTGGCTGCAGCCGGGCACGTAA
- a CDS encoding Ldh family oxidoreductase: MTAPAQEKTLFTEAELTALGTRAFVGLGLPEADAADVARVLVLADLFGLSTHGLSRIESYGDRLQVQGINARARVATQTVAPALRLVDGDNGVGPLVGMHALRAAMEAAESCGVGVAFARGSNHFGPISPYGLIAAQAGFASIIGSNATTTIAPWGGSDARLGNSPLGFGVPNPGGDPFLLDMAMSVVARAKIRNAFKRGEAIPDTWATDAGGRPTTDPKAALDGFLLPIGGHKGYGLALLVDMFAGVLSNAAYLTHVKSWVDAPDEPQNLGHFFILIDTRRLGSTQWLADRMNDFAAILHDSPPTDPKQPVIVPGEIELRKMARQRQEGIALDAATVALLRQHAAKAPA, translated from the coding sequence ATGACCGCGCCAGCACAAGAGAAAACCCTTTTCACCGAGGCGGAATTGACCGCCCTGGGAACCCGCGCCTTCGTCGGCCTGGGGCTGCCCGAGGCGGATGCCGCCGACGTGGCGCGCGTCCTGGTGCTGGCGGACCTGTTCGGCCTCTCCACGCACGGCCTGAGCCGCATCGAGTCGTACGGCGACCGCCTGCAGGTGCAAGGCATCAATGCCCGCGCCCGCGTGGCCACGCAAACCGTCGCGCCGGCCCTGCGCCTGGTGGATGGGGACAACGGCGTGGGCCCGCTGGTGGGCATGCACGCGCTGCGCGCCGCGATGGAGGCTGCCGAATCCTGCGGCGTGGGCGTGGCCTTCGCGCGAGGCAGCAATCACTTCGGCCCGATTTCGCCGTACGGCCTGATCGCCGCGCAGGCGGGCTTCGCCAGCATCATCGGCAGCAACGCCACCACGACCATCGCGCCCTGGGGCGGCAGCGACGCCCGGCTGGGCAACAGCCCCCTGGGCTTCGGCGTGCCCAATCCCGGGGGCGATCCCTTCCTGCTGGACATGGCGATGAGCGTCGTGGCGCGCGCCAAGATCCGCAACGCGTTCAAGCGCGGCGAGGCCATACCGGATACCTGGGCCACCGATGCCGGCGGCCGTCCCACCACCGATCCCAAGGCCGCGCTGGATGGCTTCCTGCTGCCCATCGGCGGCCACAAGGGCTACGGGCTGGCGCTGCTGGTGGACATGTTCGCCGGCGTGCTTTCCAACGCCGCCTACCTGACGCATGTGAAGTCGTGGGTCGACGCGCCGGACGAGCCGCAGAACCTGGGGCACTTTTTCATCCTGATCGATACGCGCCGCCTGGGATCGACCCAGTGGCTGGCCGACCGGATGAACGATTTCGCGGCAATCCTGCACGACAGCCCGCCCACCGACCCCAAGCAGCCGGTCATCGTGCCCGGCGAGATCGAATTGCGCAAGATGGCGCGCCAGCGCCAGGAAGGCATCGCGCTGGACGCGGCCACCGTGGCGCTGCTGCGCCAGCACGCCGCGAAGGCGCCGGCCTGA
- a CDS encoding ABC transporter substrate-binding protein, translating to MPLDPQILAKFIPTGRLRASINVGNPILARRDDGPGGAAGVSVDLARAFAKRLGVELELVVFDSAGKSVDAVTAEQADIGFFAIDPVRGAGINFTDAYVLIEGAYLVREDSPLRDRAEVDRSGTRVTVGKGSAYDLYLTRELKQAEIVRAPTSPAVVDFFLAEKTEVAAGVKQQLEADMQRVPGLRLLPGSFMVIRQAMGMPKGRGDAAANELRAFVEEMKANGFVAEALKRHKIEGAAVAPASA from the coding sequence ATGCCGCTTGATCCGCAAATCCTAGCCAAGTTCATTCCGACCGGCCGCCTGCGTGCGTCCATCAATGTCGGCAATCCCATCCTGGCGCGCCGCGACGACGGCCCCGGCGGCGCGGCGGGCGTGTCCGTCGACCTGGCCCGCGCGTTCGCCAAGCGGCTGGGCGTGGAGTTGGAATTGGTGGTGTTCGACAGCGCAGGCAAATCGGTGGACGCGGTGACGGCCGAGCAGGCGGACATCGGCTTTTTCGCCATCGATCCCGTGCGCGGCGCCGGAATCAATTTCACCGACGCGTATGTGCTGATCGAAGGCGCCTACCTGGTGCGCGAGGATTCGCCGTTGCGCGATCGCGCCGAAGTCGATCGTTCCGGCACCCGCGTCACCGTGGGCAAGGGTAGCGCGTATGACCTGTACCTGACGCGCGAGCTGAAGCAGGCCGAGATCGTGCGCGCCCCGACTTCGCCGGCCGTCGTGGACTTCTTCCTTGCGGAAAAGACCGAGGTCGCCGCCGGGGTCAAACAGCAGCTGGAAGCCGATATGCAACGCGTGCCGGGCCTGCGCCTGCTGCCGGGCAGCTTCATGGTGATCCGCCAGGCGATGGGCATGCCCAAGGGCCGAGGCGACGCGGCGGCCAATGAACTGCGCGCCTTCGTCGAAGAAATGAAGGCCAATGGTTTCGTGGCCGAGGCCCTGAAGCGCCACAAGATCGAAGGCGCCGCCGTCGCTCCCGCATCGGCTTGA
- a CDS encoding 2-hydroxyacid dehydrogenase encodes MAGPLLPDLMARIEAKYRVHRWWEIDDRAGFLARHGPAIRGIATSGRHGATRDMISSLPALEVIVSFGVGVDPIDMAGARQHGVVVANTPGVLDDCVADTALALMLSVSRRICELDRFVRAGRWRKESPPMGRKLGGRRCGILGLGNIGRQIARRAEAFGMEIAYHNRSPRADAPAHYLYCADVHALARESDILVLSLPGGGDTRKLVDQRVIDALGPQGILVNVSRGSVVDQDALVLALREGRLAGAGLDVFENEPDVPAALCAMEQVVLSPHIGSSTVETRQAMAELVLANLDGWFEHRRVLTPVA; translated from the coding sequence ATGGCCGGCCCTCTGTTGCCGGACCTGATGGCGCGCATCGAGGCGAAGTACCGCGTCCATCGATGGTGGGAGATCGACGATCGCGCCGGCTTCCTCGCGCGGCATGGGCCGGCCATACGCGGCATCGCCACCAGCGGGCGCCACGGCGCCACGCGCGACATGATTTCGTCCCTGCCGGCGCTGGAGGTGATCGTCAGCTTCGGCGTGGGCGTCGACCCCATCGATATGGCCGGGGCGCGCCAGCACGGCGTCGTCGTGGCCAATACGCCCGGCGTGCTGGACGATTGCGTCGCCGACACGGCGCTGGCGCTGATGCTGTCCGTATCGCGGCGCATCTGCGAACTGGACCGCTTCGTGCGCGCGGGACGCTGGCGCAAGGAATCGCCGCCGATGGGACGCAAGCTCGGCGGGCGGCGCTGCGGCATCCTGGGCCTGGGCAACATCGGCAGGCAGATCGCGCGCCGCGCCGAGGCCTTCGGCATGGAGATCGCCTACCACAATCGATCGCCGCGCGCGGATGCACCGGCGCACTACCTGTATTGCGCCGACGTCCATGCGCTGGCGCGGGAAAGCGACATCCTGGTGTTGTCCTTGCCGGGCGGCGGCGATACGCGCAAGCTGGTCGACCAGCGCGTGATCGATGCCCTGGGGCCGCAGGGCATCCTGGTCAACGTATCGCGCGGCAGCGTGGTCGATCAGGACGCGCTGGTCCTGGCGCTGCGCGAAGGGCGGTTGGCCGGCGCGGGGCTGGATGTCTTCGAGAACGAACCGGACGTGCCCGCGGCGCTATGCGCGATGGAGCAGGTGGTGCTGTCGCCGCACATTGGCAGCAGCACGGTCGAAACGCGCCAGGCCATGGCGGAGCTGGTCCTGGCGAATCTGGATGGGTGGTTCGAACATCGCCGGGTGCTGACGCCAGTGGCTTGA
- a CDS encoding LysR family transcriptional regulator — protein MDLRQLECFVAVAEELHFGHAAARLCMTQPPLSRQIQLLEQGLGVTLLERSSRVVTLTSAGRRFLRDARHLLAYSARAVSSARRASGGEAGHITLGFTAVAAYRLVPDWVMKARKLLPDVDIELRERVSTDLGRLLVAGELDAMLARHLPRQDGLAHRLIEREPLVLAVPRKSPLLAYQAVPLSALHRQPFVAYAPSEGKYFYDRIAAALGAAGVEPDYVQHAGQTHTLLGLVRAGLGVGLVPGSARELRLDGVSFLPLARTKLYADIYLAWHERYDNPALDAFIARVVEAPTPARRM, from the coding sequence ATGGACCTGCGCCAACTCGAATGCTTCGTGGCCGTCGCGGAAGAGCTGCACTTCGGCCACGCGGCGGCCCGCCTGTGCATGACCCAGCCGCCGCTCAGCCGGCAGATCCAATTGCTGGAGCAAGGCCTGGGCGTGACCCTGCTGGAACGCAGCAGCCGTGTCGTCACCCTGACATCGGCCGGCCGCCGCTTTCTGCGCGACGCACGCCATCTGCTGGCGTATTCCGCGCGCGCCGTCTCCAGCGCGCGGCGCGCTTCCGGCGGGGAAGCCGGGCACATCACGCTGGGGTTCACCGCCGTGGCGGCCTATCGCCTGGTGCCGGACTGGGTCATGAAGGCGCGCAAGCTGTTGCCCGACGTGGACATCGAACTGCGCGAGCGTGTCTCCACCGACCTGGGCCGGCTGCTGGTGGCCGGCGAACTGGACGCCATGCTGGCCCGCCATCTGCCGCGGCAGGACGGGCTGGCGCACCGACTGATCGAACGCGAGCCCCTGGTGCTGGCGGTCCCGCGCAAATCGCCGCTGCTGGCCTACCAGGCCGTGCCGCTGAGCGCCCTGCACCGCCAGCCGTTCGTCGCCTACGCGCCCAGCGAAGGCAAGTACTTCTACGACCGGATCGCCGCCGCCCTGGGCGCGGCCGGCGTCGAGCCGGATTACGTCCAACATGCCGGCCAGACGCATACGCTGCTGGGGCTGGTACGCGCCGGCCTGGGTGTCGGCCTGGTGCCGGGGTCCGCCCGCGAACTACGACTGGACGGCGTGTCCTTCCTGCCGCTGGCGCGCACCAAGCTGTATGCGGACATCTACCTGGCCTGGCACGAGCGCTACGACAACCCGGCGCTGGACGCCTTCATCGCGCGGGTGGTGGAGGCGCCCACGCCCGCCCGAAGAATGTAG
- a CDS encoding Bug family tripartite tricarboxylate transporter substrate binding protein, which yields MHKILGRLALFALALTGVGARADTYPSKPIRVIVPYVAGGAADITARVMAQKMSMSMGVALVVENKPGANGMIGTDFVAKAAPDGYTLLLDASGPLVVNPSLYARKTPYDPVKDFAPISQIASYQYVVVVPQKSPIRSLDDLIAQARAHPGQLSYGSAGVGAGGHLAGELLALMTNTQLVHVPYKGNAQALTDVLSGQLSFTFDTVVTSAPQIQAGRLRPFAVSGPHRAAVLPNIPTMEELGYKGFSITQFQGLLAPAGTDPKIIARLHDEVVKASRDPDVVRKLVTEGGNDIVAGTPDEFAAQISSDLVLYRKLIEDARIPKQ from the coding sequence ATGCACAAGATCCTCGGCCGTCTGGCCCTGTTCGCGCTGGCGCTGACCGGCGTCGGCGCGCGGGCCGATACCTATCCCAGCAAGCCGATACGCGTCATCGTGCCCTACGTGGCCGGCGGCGCGGCCGATATCACGGCGCGCGTCATGGCGCAGAAAATGTCGATGAGCATGGGCGTGGCGCTGGTCGTCGAGAACAAGCCCGGGGCCAACGGCATGATAGGCACCGACTTCGTCGCCAAGGCGGCGCCGGACGGCTATACCCTGCTGCTGGACGCCAGCGGCCCGCTGGTGGTCAATCCTTCGCTGTATGCGCGCAAGACGCCCTACGATCCGGTAAAGGATTTCGCGCCGATATCGCAGATCGCCAGCTACCAGTACGTGGTGGTCGTTCCGCAGAAGTCGCCGATCCGCAGCCTGGACGACCTGATCGCGCAGGCCCGCGCGCATCCGGGCCAGCTCAGCTATGGATCGGCCGGCGTGGGCGCCGGTGGCCATCTGGCCGGCGAACTGCTGGCCCTGATGACCAATACGCAACTGGTGCATGTGCCGTACAAGGGCAACGCCCAGGCCTTGACGGACGTGCTGAGCGGCCAGCTGTCCTTCACCTTCGATACGGTGGTTACCTCGGCGCCGCAGATACAGGCCGGCCGCTTGCGCCCCTTCGCGGTGTCGGGCCCGCATCGCGCCGCCGTATTGCCCAATATCCCCACCATGGAAGAGTTGGGCTATAAAGGCTTCTCGATCACCCAGTTCCAGGGCCTGTTGGCGCCGGCGGGTACCGATCCGAAGATCATCGCCCGGCTGCACGATGAAGTCGTCAAGGCATCGCGCGATCCGGACGTGGTGCGCAAGCTGGTCACCGAAGGCGGCAACGACATCGTGGCCGGCACGCCGGATGAGTTCGCCGCGCAGATCAGCTCGGACCTGGTGCTGTACCGCAAGCTGATCGAGGATGCCAGGATACCCAAGCAATAA
- a CDS encoding MBL fold metallo-hydrolase has protein sequence MYQLDVLINGYPGRSLFHGSLGWSTTTLLRGDGRNILVDVGAFGARHLLKKQLTELRMDAADITDVVLTHAHYDHSVNFTLFPNATVWIGDRELEWAAAQPPGFDPLPELYVRELTVSPRVRRIADGESFLPGFTAIVAPGHTPGHLLFTVSGAAQPLLFTGDAAKNRAELLSMTVNDTYDMQVSRATLELIWATWRRHPDTLLIPGHDLCMRLDDKGEPVYVGERRAAMNAWFGENLEPTVIDLCCGGETARYSA, from the coding sequence ATGTACCAACTCGATGTTCTGATCAACGGCTATCCCGGCCGCAGCCTGTTCCATGGCAGCCTGGGCTGGAGCACCACGACACTGCTGCGCGGCGACGGCCGCAATATCCTGGTGGACGTCGGCGCCTTCGGCGCGCGCCATCTGCTGAAGAAGCAGCTGACCGAATTGCGCATGGATGCCGCCGACATCACCGATGTCGTGCTCACGCATGCGCACTACGACCACTCGGTGAATTTCACCTTGTTCCCCAACGCCACGGTGTGGATCGGCGACCGCGAACTGGAATGGGCCGCGGCCCAGCCGCCCGGCTTCGATCCGCTGCCCGAGCTGTATGTCCGCGAGCTGACGGTCTCGCCGCGCGTGCGCCGCATCGCCGACGGCGAAAGTTTCCTGCCGGGCTTCACGGCGATCGTCGCGCCTGGCCACACGCCGGGGCATCTGCTTTTCACCGTATCGGGCGCGGCGCAACCGCTGCTGTTCACCGGCGACGCCGCGAAAAACCGCGCCGAACTGCTCAGCATGACGGTCAACGACACCTACGATATGCAGGTCAGCCGTGCGACGCTGGAACTGATCTGGGCGACATGGCGCCGTCATCCCGATACCCTGCTGATCCCCGGACATGACCTGTGCATGCGCCTGGACGACAAAGGCGAACCCGTCTATGTCGGCGAACGGCGCGCCGCCATGAATGCCTGGTTCGGCGAAAACCTGGAACCTACCGTCATCGACCTGTGCTGCGGCGGCGAAACGGCCCGCTACAGCGCCTGA
- a CDS encoding Bug family tripartite tricarboxylate transporter substrate binding protein, which translates to MRTKQVARLRVRMMAAAFALAATLPGAGRAADDFPTRPISLIVPFSPGGGTDISARLLAAALGQQMNASVVVDNRPGAGGQIAADLVARATPDGYTLLFANSGMLAINPWLYKLHSDPAKAYVPVSLFSDLPFVLVVPTTLQAQSVAELVAMARSQPGAHTFASSGTGGAPHLAGEIFQQATGVQLTHVPYKGGGPAMTDLMAGRVDMLFASVLETVTYVNAGKLRALAVTGPARSPVMPDVPTLDEAGVSNAQTGSWTAVLAPAGTPQAIVDKLSLAIRQVAALPDVKEKLVSQGAVPHGSTPQELAELAARERARYGDIIKQRKLHVD; encoded by the coding sequence ATGAGGACGAAGCAAGTTGCGCGCTTGCGCGTACGGATGATGGCGGCCGCCTTCGCGCTGGCCGCAACGCTGCCGGGCGCGGGCCGCGCCGCCGACGATTTTCCCACTCGGCCCATCAGCCTCATCGTGCCGTTTTCGCCGGGCGGGGGCACCGATATCTCCGCGCGCCTGCTGGCCGCGGCGCTGGGCCAGCAGATGAATGCCTCCGTGGTGGTCGACAACCGCCCGGGCGCGGGCGGGCAGATCGCCGCCGACCTGGTGGCGCGCGCCACGCCCGACGGCTACACGCTGCTGTTCGCCAATTCCGGCATGCTGGCCATCAATCCGTGGCTGTACAAGCTGCACAGCGATCCGGCCAAGGCCTACGTGCCGGTTTCGCTGTTCTCCGACCTGCCCTTCGTCCTGGTCGTTCCCACCACCCTGCAGGCCCAGTCCGTCGCCGAGCTCGTCGCGATGGCCAGGTCGCAGCCGGGCGCGCATACCTTCGCCAGCTCGGGCACGGGCGGCGCGCCGCACCTGGCGGGCGAGATCTTCCAGCAAGCCACGGGCGTGCAGCTGACCCACGTCCCCTACAAGGGCGGCGGGCCGGCGATGACCGACCTGATGGCCGGGCGCGTCGATATGCTGTTCGCGTCCGTGCTGGAGACGGTCACGTACGTGAATGCCGGCAAGCTGCGCGCGCTGGCGGTGACCGGGCCGGCGCGTTCGCCCGTGATGCCGGACGTGCCCACGTTGGACGAGGCCGGCGTGTCGAACGCGCAGACGGGCTCGTGGACGGCGGTCCTGGCGCCCGCCGGCACGCCGCAGGCCATCGTCGATAAACTGTCGCTCGCGATCCGCCAGGTCGCTGCGCTGCCGGACGTCAAGGAAAAGCTGGTCTCGCAAGGCGCGGTGCCGCACGGCTCCACGCCGCAGGAACTGGCCGAGCTTGCCGCGCGCGAACGCGCGCGCTACGGCGATATCATCAAACAGCGCAAGCTGCACGTCGACTAG
- a CDS encoding maleate cis-trans isomerase family protein: MMGWRGRIGFLVPPGNPTVEPEMQQLVPRGVSLHYTRMVAHGLTGAHAGQEDRNRTQIEHIPENVELLAMVKPGVIVMAHTATSYTLGKQGEAELVARMEKQYGIPFITAFGSVLAAFRHLGIERVAYATPYNEQTTLQGKAHLESYGMNVVAHGILPNVVNIYEETPERAYALGRQVDHPDAQALFLSGVGMPTVDAINLLERDLGKPVISSATAMMWNALRVIGVRDAAAEGGLLLSGTAGPMAARV, translated from the coding sequence ATGATGGGATGGCGCGGCCGCATCGGCTTTCTGGTTCCTCCGGGCAACCCCACCGTCGAGCCCGAGATGCAGCAGTTGGTTCCCCGCGGAGTCTCCCTGCACTACACGCGCATGGTGGCCCATGGGCTGACCGGCGCGCATGCCGGCCAGGAAGACCGCAATCGCACGCAGATCGAACACATACCGGAAAACGTCGAACTGCTGGCCATGGTCAAGCCGGGGGTGATCGTCATGGCGCATACCGCCACCAGCTACACCCTGGGCAAGCAGGGAGAAGCCGAACTGGTGGCGCGCATGGAAAAGCAGTACGGGATTCCCTTCATCACGGCCTTCGGCAGCGTGCTGGCGGCATTCCGGCACCTGGGGATAGAGCGCGTGGCCTATGCCACGCCCTATAACGAGCAGACCACGCTGCAGGGCAAGGCGCATCTGGAGTCCTACGGCATGAACGTGGTGGCCCACGGCATCCTGCCCAATGTCGTGAACATCTATGAGGAGACGCCGGAACGCGCCTATGCGCTGGGCCGCCAGGTCGATCATCCGGACGCCCAGGCGCTGTTCCTGAGCGGCGTCGGCATGCCCACCGTGGATGCGATCAACCTGCTGGAACGCGACCTGGGCAAGCCGGTGATATCCAGCGCGACCGCGATGATGTGGAATGCCTTGCGCGTCATCGGCGTACGCGATGCGGCCGCCGAGGGCGGCCTGCTGCTCTCGGGTACCGCCGGCCCCATGGCCGCACGGGTTTAA
- a CDS encoding cupin domain-containing protein, which translates to MNVRHIAAALCSTALLAWAGPSLAHGEGDKVTPNFQQAIPNIPGKSLIAVEVDYPPGGASVPHVHAKSAFIYAYVVSGAVESKVNNGETRVYKAGQSWSEPPGASHPVSRNASKTEPAKLLAVFVVDTSDKELTTPTK; encoded by the coding sequence ATGAACGTTCGCCACATCGCCGCCGCCCTCTGCTCGACCGCATTGCTCGCCTGGGCTGGCCCCTCGCTAGCGCATGGGGAGGGTGACAAGGTCACGCCCAATTTCCAACAAGCCATCCCCAATATCCCTGGAAAGTCCCTGATTGCGGTAGAGGTGGACTATCCGCCCGGCGGCGCTTCCGTACCGCACGTGCATGCCAAGTCGGCGTTCATCTATGCCTATGTCGTATCCGGCGCGGTTGAATCCAAGGTCAACAATGGCGAGACCCGTGTCTACAAGGCGGGCCAGAGCTGGTCGGAGCCGCCGGGCGCAAGCCATCCGGTCAGCCGCAACGCGAGCAAAACCGAGCCTGCAAAGTTGCTGGCGGTCTTTGTCGTCGATACCAGCGATAAGGAACTGACAACGCCGACCAAGTAA
- a CDS encoding ornithine cyclodeaminase family protein → MVLYLNESDVRQLLTMSQAVEEVERAFSAHGRGKAVDVPRRRTRQPSGHLHILQAAAPEIGYIGYKAYYNRPGKPLNTLLHMMNHEQGNTEAIIESDWLGRIRTGAATGVAARYLARKDARILGLFGYGRHARTQLEAVCTVRDIAEVKVFGRNQDGVRAFCDEMSQRVSARVRPAQSREEAVRGSDIIVTMTRAAEPLFDGRWLEPGQFVAATGSNALDRREIDTETVRRADVIVVDSREVAQGECGDLLPAYENGLIYWENLADMGGVVAGRWPGRTSDAQITLFESHGMAVQDLYAGAAILAAARERGMGVALPMGPAGG, encoded by the coding sequence ATGGTTCTCTACCTGAATGAATCGGACGTGCGTCAGCTGTTGACCATGTCCCAGGCGGTCGAAGAAGTGGAACGCGCGTTTTCCGCGCATGGCCGCGGCAAGGCAGTGGATGTTCCGCGCCGCCGCACACGGCAGCCCAGCGGGCATCTGCACATCCTGCAGGCCGCCGCGCCGGAGATCGGCTACATCGGCTACAAGGCCTATTACAACCGGCCCGGCAAGCCGCTGAATACCCTGCTGCACATGATGAACCACGAGCAGGGGAACACCGAAGCCATCATCGAATCGGACTGGCTGGGGCGTATCCGCACCGGCGCCGCCACGGGTGTCGCGGCGCGCTACCTCGCCCGCAAGGATGCGCGCATCCTGGGCTTGTTCGGCTACGGCCGCCACGCGCGCACCCAGCTCGAGGCCGTCTGCACCGTGCGCGACATCGCCGAAGTCAAGGTATTCGGCCGCAACCAGGACGGCGTGCGCGCCTTCTGCGACGAGATGTCCCAACGCGTCTCGGCCCGTGTGCGGCCGGCGCAGTCGCGCGAGGAAGCCGTGCGCGGCTCCGACATCATCGTCACCATGACGCGCGCCGCCGAGCCGCTGTTCGACGGCCGTTGGCTGGAGCCGGGGCAGTTCGTCGCCGCCACCGGATCCAATGCGCTGGACCGGCGCGAGATCGACACCGAAACCGTGCGGCGCGCGGACGTCATCGTGGTCGATTCCCGCGAGGTCGCGCAAGGCGAGTGCGGCGACCTGCTGCCCGCCTACGAGAACGGCTTGATCTACTGGGAGAACCTGGCCGACATGGGTGGCGTCGTCGCGGGCCGCTGGCCCGGGCGCACCTCGGACGCGCAGATCACGCTGTTCGAGTCGCACGGAATGGCGGTGCAGGACCTGTACGCGGGCGCCGCCATACTGGCTGCCGCCCGCGAGCGCGGCATGGGCGTCGCCCTGCCGATGGGGCCGGCGGGGGGCTGA